The Flavobacterium sp. 140616W15 sequence AAACGCCCGAAAATACAGACACCAAAAATCTCAAAATTAGAATCTCCTTTGCAGTAGAAAAAAACGGAACTTTATCATATCTTGAATCAGTACCCGCTATTGATAAAGCAATAGAGAACGAAATCATTAGAGTTTTAAGTTTATCACCAAAATGGGAGCCCGGAGAATCTAGTGGAAAAAAAATAAGGATGCAATATTCCTTACCAATTGTATTGGAATGATATCTCGGATAAAATTTAAATTTAAAACCGTAAATTTGCTTTTTACCTTACAATGAAAAGCAATTTACTTTCGAACATATACAATCCCGCCGATTTACGCTTACTCCCTGAAGCGCAACTTCCTCAAGTTGCTCAGGAATTACGTGATTTTATTATTGATATTGTTTCTGTAAAAGAAGGTCATTTGGGCGCAAGCCTTGGTGTTACTGAGCTTACTATTGCCTTACATTATGTATTTAACACGCCAGATGATTTATTAGTCTGGGATGTTGGTCATCAAGCTTACGGACATAAAATCCTGACCGAAAGAAGAGAGATTTTCCATACCAATCGCCAACTGAACGGAATTTCTGGTTTCCCAAAAAGAGCCGAGAGCAAGTATGATACTTTTGGTGTAGGCCACTCTTCTACTTCTATTTCAGCAGCATTAGGAATGGCAATTGCATCTAACTTAAAAGGCGATTTCAACAAACATCATATTGCTGTAATTGGCGATGCCTCTATTGCATCGGGAATGGCCTTTGAAGGTCTGAATCACGCTGGGGTAACAGATGCTAATTTATTGGTGATCTTAAACGATAATGCCATTGGGATTGATCCAAGTGTAGGTGCGCTCAAAAAATACCTCACCGCTGTAAAAGAGGGGAAAAATCCGAAGAAGAATAATATGATCAAGTCATTAAACTTTGATTATTCGGGTCCTGTCGATGGTCATGATATTTTTGCTTTGATCAAAGAATTAAAACGCTTAAAGAATATAAAAGGTCCTAAATTCCTGCATATTGTTACTACCAAAGGAAAGGGATTACAACAAGCCGAAGAAAATCAGGTTCAATACCATGCTCCTGGAAAATTTGATGCTGCAACTGGAGAAATCATCCCTAAAATCGAAAATAATCTTCCCCCAAAATACCAAGACGTATTTGGTTTAACTATTTTGGATCTGGCTCAAAAAAATGAAAAAATTGTTGGTATCACTCCTGCAATGCCTTCTGGAAGTTCTCTTAAATTTATGATGGATGCTTTTCCTAAACGTGCTTTTGATGTAGGGATTGCCGAACAACATGCTGTAACACTTGCTGCTGGTATGGCTACTCAGGGGATGATTGTATATTGCAACATCTACTCTACTTTTCTACAACGTGCATACGACCAAATTATACACGATGTAGCTCTACAGGATTTGCCTGTTATCTTTTGTCTTGACAGAGCCGGTTTGGTTGGAGAAGATGGCGCAACTCATCATGGCGTTTTTGATATTGCTTATTTGCGTTGCATTCCTAATATGATAATTTATGCTCCTTTAAATGAGGTAGCCTTACAAAACATATTATATACTGCACAGCTAGGATTAGATCATCCTATTGCTATTCGATATCCTAGAGGCCGTGGCGTAATTACTGATTGGCAAAAGAATTATTTTAAGAATTATGCTACAATCGAAATCGGAGCGGCAACCTGCCTTAAAGATGGTAGTAAAACAGCCGTTTTATCTTCTGGAACAATTGGAAACAATGTAATAACTGCTTTAGAAAATTGTAGTAATTCAAGTACTATTGCTCACTACGATTTCCCGTTTATCAAACCATTAGACAACAAATTATTACACGCCATTTTTGAAAAGTTCACAAATATAATTACTATCGAAGATGGGGCTATAACTGGTGGTTTTGGAGCTGCTATTTTAGAGTTTTCAGCCCTTCATAAGTATACTCCTAAAATAACAACATTAGGTATTCCTGATGCTTTTATTGAACATGGAACTGTTACCGAATTACAACAATTATGCAATATTGACGTTAAAAGTTTAGAAATTCTTTTTTCTCTTGGTTAAAAATAATTATTTTGCAGACCCAAAACAAAAAATGCCATAATGAAATTATTCCATTTCCCTATTTTAATACTTTTTTTATTTTGTTCATCTAAAAATTTCGCTCAGAAATCTTTAATTCAAACTCAATTAAATCCAGTAATCCAAACTCAATTACCAGATGTACATTCTAATTGGACTAAGAAAAATAAATTAGGTT is a genomic window containing:
- a CDS encoding 1-deoxy-D-xylulose-5-phosphate synthase, producing the protein MKSNLLSNIYNPADLRLLPEAQLPQVAQELRDFIIDIVSVKEGHLGASLGVTELTIALHYVFNTPDDLLVWDVGHQAYGHKILTERREIFHTNRQLNGISGFPKRAESKYDTFGVGHSSTSISAALGMAIASNLKGDFNKHHIAVIGDASIASGMAFEGLNHAGVTDANLLVILNDNAIGIDPSVGALKKYLTAVKEGKNPKKNNMIKSLNFDYSGPVDGHDIFALIKELKRLKNIKGPKFLHIVTTKGKGLQQAEENQVQYHAPGKFDAATGEIIPKIENNLPPKYQDVFGLTILDLAQKNEKIVGITPAMPSGSSLKFMMDAFPKRAFDVGIAEQHAVTLAAGMATQGMIVYCNIYSTFLQRAYDQIIHDVALQDLPVIFCLDRAGLVGEDGATHHGVFDIAYLRCIPNMIIYAPLNEVALQNILYTAQLGLDHPIAIRYPRGRGVITDWQKNYFKNYATIEIGAATCLKDGSKTAVLSSGTIGNNVITALENCSNSSTIAHYDFPFIKPLDNKLLHAIFEKFTNIITIEDGAITGGFGAAILEFSALHKYTPKITTLGIPDAFIEHGTVTELQQLCNIDVKSLEILFSLG